The Fulvivirga ligni genome window below encodes:
- a CDS encoding SMI1/KNR4 family protein, translated as MKKTFAILILSLIMFSFLKKQTDDIPSIWNRVENWLAKNASHLTSELNASASENDIAKLEKTIGIKLPKEYIEFLKIHNGQNRDSEGLIDTEELLSTERIIEEWSVWKELLDKGDFKDSQSEPDKGIKSDWWNSKWIPISYDGSGNHYCIDIDPDKSGTSGQIIRMWHDSAERELIANSFKEWISNYVYDLEKGKYVYSDDWGGIINKNDL; from the coding sequence TTGAAAAAGACATTTGCAATACTAATATTATCACTCATAATGTTTTCATTCCTCAAAAAACAAACTGATGACATCCCGTCAATCTGGAATCGTGTTGAAAATTGGTTAGCTAAAAACGCATCTCACTTAACATCTGAACTGAATGCTTCTGCGTCAGAAAATGATATAGCCAAACTTGAAAAAACGATTGGCATAAAGCTCCCGAAAGAGTATATCGAATTTTTAAAGATTCATAACGGACAAAATCGTGATAGTGAAGGTTTAATTGATACTGAAGAACTCTTATCAACGGAACGTATAATTGAAGAGTGGTCTGTATGGAAAGAATTATTGGACAAAGGTGATTTCAAGGATAGTCAATCCGAGCCTGATAAAGGAATAAAATCAGATTGGTGGAACTCAAAATGGATTCCAATTTCATATGATGGAAGTGGAAATCATTATTGCATTGATATAGACCCTGACAAGAGTGGAACAAGTGGCCAAATAATCCGAATGTGGCATGATTCGGCAGAAAGAGAATTAATTGCTAATTCATTTAAAGAATGGATATCCAATTATGTATATGATTTGGAAAAAGGTAAATATGTTTACTCAGATGATTGGGGTGGAATCATAAACAAAAACGATTTATAA
- a CDS encoding tetratricopeptide repeat protein encodes MNSQFWFPFLLVILSSCSVKWADKQADYGYSFETKNDYSTAMNVYNKAIRKNKKSAELFWRRGNLYARNQNYQQSINDLTRSIEIDSTFNGGYAYWDRAISKERLEDYEGALLDFDKAVEQSPEKTNFLYFRGSLRYRLNDIEGSLSDLNKAIELWDRYTHAKLLRAYIYTKKGLYNNALEDYDSISFTPNQIKNQSYDEDIYYRGICRFESGNIEGACEDWNSISLNYELALKKLELNCK; translated from the coding sequence ATGAACTCACAATTTTGGTTTCCCTTTTTACTTGTTATTCTTTCTTCTTGTTCGGTAAAGTGGGCGGACAAGCAAGCTGATTATGGTTACAGTTTTGAAACCAAAAACGATTATTCTACGGCTATGAACGTCTATAACAAGGCAATTCGCAAGAATAAGAAATCTGCTGAACTATTTTGGAGAAGAGGAAATCTTTACGCACGAAATCAGAATTACCAACAATCTATTAATGACCTAACAAGATCAATTGAGATTGATTCAACTTTTAATGGTGGATATGCATATTGGGATCGTGCAATTTCAAAAGAAAGATTGGAGGATTACGAAGGAGCTTTACTCGATTTTGACAAGGCAGTTGAACAAAGTCCAGAAAAAACTAACTTTCTTTATTTCCGGGGTTCTCTGAGATACAGGTTAAACGACATTGAAGGGAGTTTGTCAGACTTAAACAAGGCAATTGAACTTTGGGACAGATACACTCATGCGAAACTACTAAGAGCTTATATCTACACCAAAAAAGGACTATACAACAACGCCCTTGAAGATTATGACAGCATATCATTTACGCCTAACCAGATCAAAAACCAGTCATATGATGAAGACATTTACTATCGTGGAATTTGCAGATTCGAATCTGGCAACATCGAAGGAGCGTGTGAAGACTGGAACTCCATTTCTTTAAACTACGAACTGGCTTTGAAGAAACTAGAACTGAACTGTAAATAA
- a CDS encoding NADH:flavin oxidoreductase — MSLESLFQPFSYKGLTLENRFVMAPMTRTRSPKGIPTAEVADYYARRAASEVGLILTEGTVIDRPSSKNHPDIPNFYGDALPAWEKVVKDVHANHGKIAPQIWHVGNTSYPGVTMPDPMEGPETMSEADVADAIQKFAESAAAAKQLGFDCLEIHGAHGYIIDQFFWEQTNQRTDQYGGKTISERNKFAVEVIKAMRKAVGDDFVIILRLSQWKQQDYKARIAPTPEKLEQWLQPLADAGVDIFHCSQRRFWEPEFEGSDLNFAGWAKKITGQPTITVGSVGLSGDFLGSFAGKGAEKNNNLDELTRRLERGDFDLVAVGRAVLQDYEWVKKVKQGKLEELQEFSPNSLATYY, encoded by the coding sequence ATGAGTTTAGAATCATTATTTCAGCCGTTTAGTTATAAGGGGCTGACTTTAGAAAATAGATTTGTGATGGCACCTATGACCCGCACCCGTTCACCGAAAGGAATACCTACTGCTGAGGTGGCTGATTATTATGCCAGGAGAGCGGCCTCTGAGGTAGGCCTTATCCTTACGGAAGGAACTGTAATCGACAGGCCATCTTCCAAAAACCACCCGGATATCCCTAATTTCTATGGAGATGCCTTGCCTGCCTGGGAAAAGGTGGTGAAAGACGTGCATGCTAACCATGGTAAGATAGCACCTCAGATCTGGCATGTGGGTAACACCTCTTATCCTGGCGTGACCATGCCGGACCCTATGGAAGGGCCAGAGACCATGAGCGAGGCTGACGTGGCTGATGCTATTCAGAAATTTGCTGAGTCCGCTGCCGCCGCTAAACAACTGGGCTTCGACTGCCTGGAGATTCATGGTGCCCATGGTTATATTATAGATCAATTTTTCTGGGAACAGACCAACCAACGGACGGATCAGTATGGAGGTAAAACCATTAGCGAGAGAAACAAGTTTGCTGTGGAGGTGATCAAGGCCATGCGCAAAGCGGTAGGGGATGACTTTGTAATTATACTCAGGCTCTCTCAATGGAAGCAGCAAGATTACAAGGCGCGTATAGCACCTACGCCGGAAAAACTAGAGCAGTGGCTACAACCGCTGGCTGACGCAGGGGTAGATATCTTCCATTGCTCGCAAAGAAGATTTTGGGAGCCGGAGTTTGAAGGTTCTGACCTTAACTTTGCCGGCTGGGCTAAAAAAATCACCGGCCAGCCCACCATTACCGTGGGCAGTGTAGGCCTGAGTGGTGATTTTCTGGGCAGCTTTGCGGGAAAAGGAGCGGAGAAAAACAATAATCTGGACGAGCTTACCCGCAGACTGGAAAGAGGAGACTTTGATCTGGTGGCAGTAGGCCGTGCGGTACTTCAAGATTATGAATGGGTAAAAAAGGTAAAGCAAGGCAAGCTGGAAGAGCTACAAGAATTCTCACCAAATAGCCTCGCCACTTACTATTAA
- a CDS encoding winged helix-turn-helix transcriptional regulator codes for MTRKKLEGCNCGLSDAMNSLGTKWKPIIICAIGKKKMRFGSIAAIIHIISRKVLTDQLKELVTDDILIREEFKETPPRVEYSLSAKGLELLPIFRQLEEWEIRHSHATD; via the coding sequence ATGACCAGAAAGAAACTAGAAGGCTGTAATTGTGGACTCTCCGATGCCATGAATTCGTTAGGCACCAAATGGAAGCCCATCATCATCTGTGCTATTGGCAAGAAAAAGATGCGCTTCGGTAGTATTGCTGCCATTATTCACATTATTTCCAGAAAAGTGCTTACTGATCAGCTAAAAGAGTTGGTCACTGATGACATTCTGATCCGTGAGGAATTTAAAGAAACTCCTCCTCGAGTGGAGTATAGTCTCTCCGCAAAAGGCCTGGAGCTTTTACCTATTTTCAGGCAACTGGAAGAATGGGAAATCAGACATAGCCACGCTACCGATTAA
- the moeB gene encoding molybdopterin-synthase adenylyltransferase MoeB, translated as MEKLERKQYSRQLILSEFGEPKQQLLKQAKVLVVGAGGLGCPVLMYLAGAGVGLIGIMDADTVDVTNLHRQVLYTHEDIGQPKAQQAAKRLKAANPFIDFEVHTKALTNQNALEIIEKYDVVVDGTDNFQTRYLINDACVMLDKPFVYGAISKFEGQVSVFNYKDGPTYRCLFPEPPLPGTVASCAEAGVIGVLPGLIGTYQAMEVIKMVSGLGDVRAGSLFIINTLQNSQYTLKVKLNPENKHITALSDYDLFCGIATVKEISSEQLKSKLANDDITLLDVREPHETEAFNIGGLLIPLGALQESLAQVPKDKAVVTLCQSGMRSLQAAQVLIDHGYDTVYSLKGGLNAWD; from the coding sequence ATGGAGAAATTAGAACGGAAGCAATATAGCCGGCAGCTGATCTTATCAGAATTTGGTGAGCCTAAACAACAGCTGCTGAAGCAGGCTAAGGTGCTGGTGGTAGGAGCCGGCGGCTTGGGCTGTCCGGTGCTGATGTACCTGGCTGGGGCAGGAGTAGGGCTCATTGGTATTATGGATGCTGACACCGTAGATGTGACTAATCTGCATAGGCAAGTGCTTTACACCCATGAGGACATTGGCCAGCCGAAAGCACAGCAGGCAGCCAAAAGATTGAAGGCGGCCAATCCTTTTATAGATTTTGAAGTCCACACCAAAGCTTTGACTAACCAAAATGCCTTGGAAATCATCGAAAAGTATGATGTGGTGGTAGATGGTACCGATAATTTTCAAACCAGATACCTGATTAACGATGCTTGCGTGATGTTAGATAAGCCATTTGTCTATGGCGCCATTTCTAAGTTTGAAGGGCAGGTTAGTGTATTTAATTACAAAGATGGTCCCACCTATAGATGCTTATTTCCTGAGCCGCCGCTGCCGGGCACAGTAGCTTCTTGTGCGGAGGCTGGCGTTATCGGTGTCTTACCAGGGCTGATAGGTACTTATCAGGCTATGGAGGTAATTAAGATGGTTTCCGGACTGGGTGATGTGAGAGCTGGTAGTCTGTTCATAATCAATACGTTACAGAATAGTCAGTATACTTTGAAGGTGAAGCTTAACCCCGAAAATAAACACATTACAGCGCTTTCTGACTATGACTTATTTTGTGGTATTGCTACGGTGAAAGAGATTTCATCAGAACAGTTAAAAAGCAAGCTGGCTAATGATGATATTACACTTCTGGATGTACGTGAGCCACATGAGACGGAAGCGTTTAATATTGGTGGGTTGTTGATTCCTTTGGGAGCTCTTCAAGAGTCATTAGCTCAAGTTCCCAAAGATAAAGCGGTAGTTACTTTGTGTCAATCTGGTATGCGCAGCCTGCAGGCTGCACAGGTATTGATTGATCATGGTTATGATACGGTGTATAGTCTGAAGGGTGGATTAAACGCCTGGGATTAA
- the thiH gene encoding 2-iminoacetate synthase ThiH: MPSFKDTFLKYDWNQIKHDIYTKQPADVERALVKTHRNLEDFKALISPAADAYLEDMARQSKALTLQRFGNNIQLFAPMYLSNECQNICTYCGFSLGNKLPRKTLNPNEIDREVAALQSMGFKHILLVTGEANKTVGLEYFKKVLRQIRSDFAHISMEVQPLDEDEYRQLIPLGLHAVLVYQETYHQKDYARHHPKGKKSNFFYRLETPDRLGRAGVHKMGLGVLIGLEDWRVDSFYVALHLKYLEQTYWRTKYSISFPRLRPFSGGLDPKVEMTDRQLVQQITAYRLLNPDVELSLSTREKTSFRDHVFQLGITSMSAGSKTNPGGYATAPESLEQFEISDERSPSEIVALIKSKGYEPVWKDWDVALEHGEIRTEAI, encoded by the coding sequence ATGCCTAGTTTTAAAGACACTTTTCTCAAGTACGATTGGAATCAGATCAAGCATGATATCTACACCAAGCAACCGGCTGATGTGGAAAGAGCGTTAGTGAAAACTCATCGAAATCTGGAAGATTTTAAGGCGCTGATCTCTCCGGCAGCAGATGCCTATTTGGAAGATATGGCCAGGCAAAGTAAGGCGCTCACTTTACAAAGATTTGGGAATAATATACAGCTTTTTGCGCCCATGTATTTGTCTAACGAATGCCAAAATATATGCACCTATTGTGGTTTTAGCTTAGGTAATAAATTACCTCGTAAAACCCTGAACCCTAATGAAATAGATAGGGAAGTGGCAGCCTTGCAAAGCATGGGCTTCAAACATATTTTGTTAGTTACAGGTGAAGCTAATAAAACAGTGGGGCTGGAATACTTTAAAAAAGTGCTTCGACAAATTCGGTCAGATTTTGCCCATATCAGCATGGAGGTGCAGCCGCTGGATGAAGATGAATACCGGCAGCTCATTCCGTTAGGTTTGCATGCAGTCTTGGTCTATCAGGAGACATACCATCAAAAAGATTATGCACGGCATCACCCGAAAGGGAAAAAGTCTAATTTTTTCTATAGATTAGAAACACCAGACCGGTTAGGCAGGGCCGGAGTTCATAAAATGGGACTCGGAGTGCTGATTGGTTTGGAAGACTGGAGGGTGGACAGCTTTTATGTGGCTTTGCACTTAAAATATCTGGAGCAGACGTATTGGAGAACGAAATATAGTATTTCTTTTCCCCGTTTGAGGCCTTTTAGTGGCGGACTGGATCCTAAGGTGGAGATGACTGACCGGCAGCTGGTGCAACAGATAACCGCTTATAGGCTGTTAAATCCTGATGTAGAGCTTTCACTTTCTACGCGAGAGAAGACCAGCTTTAGGGATCATGTTTTTCAGCTGGGCATTACCTCTATGAGTGCCGGATCGAAGACTAACCCTGGCGGATACGCCACAGCTCCTGAGTCGCTAGAGCAGTTTGAGATTTCTGATGAACGATCTCCTTCAGAAATTGTAGCATTAATAAAGTCAAAAGGATATGAGCCGGTCTGGAAAGATTGGGACGTAGCATTAGAACATGGAGAAATTAGAACGGAAGCAATATAG
- a CDS encoding thiazole synthase, with translation MENLQIADRTFHSRLILGSGKFSSAKLMRDSIQASGTELVTVALKRVDMQSQNDSMLEAVGEVGLLPNTSGVRTASEAVFAAELAREALQTNWLKLEIHPDPKYLLPDPVETLKAAEELVKKGFIVMPYIHADPVLCKRLEEVGVACVMPLGAPIGSNKGLKTADFLEIIIEQSQVPVVVDAGIGAPSHAAAAMEMGADAVLVNTAIAVAQDPVNMALAFKLAVEAGRMAFESKLGAVSHAASASSPLTSFVDA, from the coding sequence ATGGAGAATTTACAAATAGCAGATAGAACGTTTCACTCCAGGCTCATATTAGGGTCTGGTAAGTTCAGCAGTGCAAAATTAATGCGTGATTCCATTCAGGCTTCTGGAACAGAGTTAGTTACGGTAGCTTTAAAGCGGGTGGACATGCAATCGCAGAACGATAGTATGTTAGAAGCGGTGGGCGAGGTAGGGCTTTTACCCAATACGTCCGGAGTAAGAACGGCTTCGGAAGCAGTGTTTGCCGCAGAGTTAGCTCGGGAGGCTTTACAGACCAATTGGCTCAAACTGGAAATTCACCCAGACCCGAAATACCTGCTGCCCGATCCGGTGGAGACCTTAAAGGCAGCAGAAGAATTGGTGAAAAAAGGGTTCATTGTAATGCCATATATCCATGCTGATCCTGTGTTATGCAAGCGGCTGGAAGAAGTAGGTGTGGCTTGCGTAATGCCTCTGGGTGCACCTATAGGAAGTAATAAGGGCTTGAAAACTGCTGATTTCCTGGAGATTATTATTGAGCAGAGTCAGGTGCCGGTGGTGGTAGATGCGGGCATAGGAGCACCTTCGCACGCTGCCGCGGCCATGGAAATGGGTGCCGATGCGGTGCTGGTAAACACAGCCATAGCGGTAGCTCAAGACCCTGTGAATATGGCTCTGGCTTTCAAACTCGCAGTGGAGGCAGGAAGAATGGCCTTTGAATCTAAATTAGGTGCGGTAAGCCATGCGGCCAGCGCCAGTAGTCCATTAACCTCATTTGTAGATGCCTAG
- a CDS encoding thiamine phosphate synthase produces the protein MIDRLHYISQEGPNGETHAEMVQLACQAGVKWVQLRIKDQSVEAILKQAQQARDICNDYDARLIINDHPEIAKQVNADGVHLGQQDMDVQDARKLLGDDFIIGGTCNTSDQLLELINKGVNYVGLGPFRFTSTKKKLSPILGLEGYESIIKRMRLVGREIPIIAIGGLDWEDITGLRAAGVHGVAMASAINYAVDARAVVDQLNKVLHGEFTNSR, from the coding sequence ATGATAGACCGTTTACATTACATTTCTCAGGAAGGCCCCAACGGAGAGACTCATGCTGAAATGGTGCAGTTGGCTTGCCAGGCAGGCGTGAAATGGGTACAGCTCCGCATCAAAGATCAGTCTGTCGAGGCTATTCTAAAACAAGCTCAGCAGGCCCGAGACATTTGTAATGATTATGATGCCCGGTTAATTATCAATGATCATCCTGAAATTGCCAAACAAGTGAATGCCGATGGTGTACATCTGGGGCAGCAGGATATGGATGTACAAGATGCCAGAAAGTTATTGGGTGATGATTTCATTATCGGTGGTACCTGCAACACTTCTGACCAGCTTTTAGAGCTGATCAATAAAGGAGTGAATTATGTCGGCCTGGGGCCTTTCAGGTTCACTTCCACCAAAAAGAAGCTGAGCCCAATTCTTGGCTTGGAGGGCTATGAAAGTATCATTAAACGGATGCGTCTAGTAGGCAGAGAAATTCCTATCATAGCCATTGGCGGTCTTGATTGGGAGGATATTACAGGTTTAAGAGCAGCGGGAGTTCACGGTGTGGCAATGGCTTCAGCCATAAATTATGCCGTAGATGCTCGTGCTGTGGTGGATCAATTAAACAAAGTATTACATGGAGAATTTACAAATAGCAGATAG
- a CDS encoding hydroxymethylpyrimidine/phosphomethylpyrimidine kinase — protein sequence MDKSLLTIAGLDPSGGAGLLADVKTFHQFGMNGFGVCTAITYQNESECLGLQWMSLGNILDQLRPLSNYQVEAVKIGLVENLEVLQKLLAFVKSKFPTAQVVWDPVIKASAGYTFHDAWSRPLLVEVMAMVDVITPNQEEAEFLSKMLNVKSLERLDADVAVILKGGHADGILSEDVLLRKDNAPFYLQSERLAGKSIHGSGCVFSSALAAGLAKDQTLEGAFRQAKLYVFELLKQSNTALGQHHLL from the coding sequence ATGGATAAGTCGTTGCTCACCATAGCAGGATTAGACCCTAGTGGAGGAGCTGGCCTGCTGGCGGATGTTAAAACTTTTCATCAGTTCGGAATGAATGGTTTTGGCGTATGTACGGCTATTACTTACCAAAATGAAAGTGAGTGTTTGGGACTTCAATGGATGAGTCTGGGTAACATTTTGGACCAACTCAGGCCATTGAGCAACTATCAGGTGGAGGCTGTGAAAATTGGGTTGGTAGAGAACTTGGAGGTTTTGCAAAAATTGCTCGCATTTGTTAAATCCAAGTTTCCAACGGCTCAGGTGGTTTGGGATCCAGTGATAAAGGCTTCGGCGGGTTATACCTTTCATGATGCCTGGTCAAGGCCGTTGCTTGTGGAGGTAATGGCTATGGTCGATGTAATCACTCCTAATCAGGAAGAAGCGGAATTTTTGAGCAAAATGCTGAATGTTAAGTCATTAGAAAGGCTTGATGCAGATGTGGCAGTCATTCTCAAAGGAGGTCATGCTGATGGAATATTGTCGGAAGATGTGCTTTTAAGAAAAGACAATGCTCCGTTTTACCTCCAAAGCGAGCGGTTAGCAGGTAAATCCATTCACGGCAGTGGTTGCGTGTTTTCCTCTGCACTGGCCGCCGGATTGGCCAAGGATCAAACCTTGGAAGGGGCCTTCCGACAAGCAAAATTATATGTATTTGAATTATTGAAACAATCAAACACTGCTTTAGGGCAGCACCATTTATTATGA
- a CDS encoding thiamine phosphate synthase produces the protein MKLVVITGEKTCEQEVETLLEILKLGVRVHVRKPGWPDSVLEAYLRQIPERFSNQMSLHGSVQLAEKFGMGLHLKSDQQKPHDWSDMISKSFHRVEEILEYAHALHYGFLSPIYDSISKREHYAGFTKEQLELAVPSMQQKMQLYALGGITPDKLDELKMTGFLGVAIMGAIWSHNRMADRMRTMEKFISHG, from the coding sequence ATGAAGTTGGTGGTAATAACCGGCGAAAAGACCTGTGAACAGGAGGTGGAAACCTTGCTGGAAATATTAAAACTGGGAGTCAGGGTGCATGTGCGGAAGCCAGGTTGGCCTGATTCCGTTTTAGAAGCTTACCTGAGACAGATACCTGAGAGATTTTCAAATCAAATGTCATTGCACGGTAGCGTTCAATTGGCTGAGAAATTCGGTATGGGTCTACACCTGAAAAGCGATCAGCAAAAGCCGCATGATTGGAGTGATATGATTTCCAAATCTTTTCATAGAGTAGAAGAGATACTCGAATACGCTCATGCGTTACATTACGGCTTTTTGAGTCCAATTTATGATAGTATTTCTAAACGCGAGCACTATGCTGGATTTACTAAGGAGCAATTAGAATTGGCTGTGCCTTCTATGCAGCAAAAGATGCAGCTTTATGCCCTTGGTGGTATAACTCCCGATAAATTGGATGAGCTAAAAATGACCGGTTTTTTAGGCGTAGCCATTATGGGTGCTATTTGGAGTCATAATAGAATGGCGGATAGGATGAGAACAATGGAGAAGTTTATTAGCCATGGATAA
- the thiC gene encoding phosphomethylpyrimidine synthase ThiC codes for MRGTDKTPGAESITRDPFPKSRKIYVPGKLHDIQVAMREITLSDTTARFSPEAPVEKNPPVTVYDTSGPYTDPEVDIDVKKGLPKLREQWIADRADTEMLSGISSEYGKQRLNDSKLDDLRFSYLKNPLRAREGENVTQLHYARQGIITPEMEYIAIRENQRIEQWNHLNAQHPGESFGANTPKELITPEFVREEVAKGRAIIPANINHPEAEPMIIGRNFLVKINANIGNSVVTSSIEEEVEKAVWACHWGADTIMDLSTGKNIHETREWILRNSPVPIGTVPIYQALEKVNGKAEDLTWEIFRDTLIEQAEQGVDYFTIHAGVRLKYVPLTAKRVTGIVSRGGSIMAKWCLAHHKESFLYTHFEEICEIMKAYDVSFSLGDGLRPGSLADANDMAQFAELETLGELTKIAWKHDVQVMIEGPGHVPMHMIKENMEKQLEACDEAPFYTLGPLTTDIAPGYDHITSGIGAAMIGWYGCAMLCYVTPKEHLGLPNKKDVKDGVITYKIAAHAADLAKGHPGAQYRDNALSKARFEFRWEDQFNLSLDPDTASQFHDETLPAEGAKVAHFCSMCGPNFCSMKITQDVRDFAKENNLTDESALEKGMKEKAAEFNEKGGEIYLEQ; via the coding sequence ATGAGAGGAACTGACAAAACTCCGGGCGCGGAGAGTATAACCCGCGATCCTTTTCCTAAATCCCGAAAAATTTATGTGCCGGGTAAGCTACATGATATTCAAGTGGCCATGCGTGAAATCACGTTAAGCGATACTACGGCCAGATTTAGCCCTGAGGCACCGGTAGAGAAGAATCCTCCGGTAACGGTTTATGACACCAGCGGACCATACACTGATCCAGAAGTGGACATAGATGTGAAGAAAGGGCTTCCCAAACTCAGAGAGCAGTGGATAGCAGATAGGGCTGACACTGAGATGCTTAGCGGTATTTCTTCTGAGTATGGCAAGCAGAGACTCAATGATAGTAAGCTGGATGATCTGCGATTTTCGTACCTAAAAAATCCATTGAGAGCGAGAGAAGGTGAAAATGTTACTCAGCTTCACTATGCCAGGCAAGGCATCATCACGCCGGAGATGGAGTATATAGCTATCAGGGAAAATCAGCGTATTGAGCAGTGGAATCACCTGAATGCACAACATCCGGGAGAAAGCTTTGGAGCAAATACGCCCAAAGAACTGATCACGCCAGAGTTTGTGCGTGAAGAAGTGGCAAAAGGAAGGGCCATTATTCCTGCCAATATCAATCATCCAGAGGCGGAGCCTATGATCATTGGAAGAAACTTTCTGGTAAAAATCAATGCCAATATTGGTAATTCCGTGGTCACTTCCAGCATAGAGGAAGAAGTAGAAAAGGCGGTTTGGGCTTGTCACTGGGGTGCCGATACCATTATGGACCTTTCTACCGGTAAGAATATCCATGAAACACGAGAATGGATCTTAAGAAATTCACCAGTGCCCATTGGTACTGTTCCTATCTATCAGGCTTTGGAGAAGGTGAATGGTAAGGCGGAAGATCTCACCTGGGAGATATTTAGAGATACTTTAATAGAGCAGGCCGAGCAAGGGGTGGACTATTTCACCATTCACGCTGGCGTACGACTTAAGTATGTGCCGCTAACCGCCAAAAGAGTGACAGGAATTGTGTCCAGAGGTGGTTCTATCATGGCCAAGTGGTGCCTGGCGCATCATAAAGAGAGTTTTTTATATACTCACTTTGAAGAGATCTGTGAAATCATGAAGGCATATGATGTGTCTTTCTCCTTGGGAGATGGTCTAAGGCCGGGTTCTTTGGCTGATGCCAATGACATGGCGCAGTTTGCCGAACTGGAAACGTTAGGTGAGCTTACCAAAATAGCCTGGAAGCATGATGTACAGGTAATGATTGAAGGCCCAGGTCATGTGCCGATGCACATGATCAAGGAGAATATGGAAAAGCAGCTGGAAGCCTGTGATGAAGCTCCTTTTTATACTTTAGGCCCGCTTACAACAGATATTGCTCCTGGTTACGATCACATTACTTCAGGTATTGGAGCCGCCATGATTGGCTGGTATGGTTGTGCTATGCTTTGCTATGTTACACCCAAAGAGCACCTGGGCTTACCCAATAAGAAGGATGTTAAAGATGGTGTAATCACTTACAAAATAGCGGCGCATGCGGCAGATTTGGCAAAAGGACATCCGGGAGCGCAGTATAGAGATAATGCCCTGAGCAAGGCCAGGTTTGAATTCAGGTGGGAAGACCAGTTTAACCTTTCCCTGGATCCAGATACGGCCAGCCAGTTTCATGATGAAACACTACCAGCCGAAGGAGCCAAAGTTGCTCATTTCTGCAGCATGTGTGGGCCTAATTTCTGCTCTATGAAAATTACTCAGGATGTGCGTGATTTTGCCAAAGAAAACAATCTGACTGATGAGAGTGCATTAGAAAAAGGTATGAAAGAAAAGGCCGCTGAATTCAATGAAAAAGGAGGCGAAATTTATCTGGAACAATAG
- the thiS gene encoding sulfur carrier protein ThiS, translating into MDFTINNEKFSVDQDSLTLQQVLALKGIDNLPGIAVAVNQQVVPRTAWNEKSVESHDQLLIITATQGG; encoded by the coding sequence ATGGACTTCACTATCAACAACGAAAAATTTTCTGTAGACCAGGATTCTTTGACCCTTCAACAGGTTTTAGCGCTAAAAGGAATTGATAATCTGCCAGGAATAGCTGTGGCTGTGAATCAGCAGGTGGTACCGCGGACCGCCTGGAATGAAAAGTCTGTAGAGTCTCATGATCAATTATTAATCATTACCGCTACCCAAGGCGGTTAA
- a CDS encoding cysteine-rich CWC family protein, translating into MPRHEDKYCPRCKTLFECKVGNVSQCQCSKVDLNQEERHYLAQKYGDCLCASCMTLLKSEYNVKKYKEAINKILNGYGGT; encoded by the coding sequence ATGCCCAGACATGAAGATAAATATTGCCCACGATGTAAAACACTCTTTGAGTGTAAGGTGGGCAATGTTTCTCAGTGCCAATGTAGTAAAGTGGATCTGAACCAGGAAGAGCGCCATTATTTGGCTCAGAAATATGGAGATTGCCTCTGCGCCAGTTGTATGACGCTTTTGAAGTCAGAGTACAATGTGAAAAAATATAAAGAGGCCATCAATAAAATATTAAACGGCTACGGCGGCACATAA